The Paracoccus sp. MA genome contains a region encoding:
- a CDS encoding cyclase yields MPGQDRNARHRDLAVLACAAALSLGAGMLLWRRSTGGHRSDDAPGRAARRLDFGGYQVVGRTVTIAAPRSAVHAPWRDPAQLNRIFGGGLKVRPLSEDRMAWILATPSGEIEVETRLVEERAGEILAWRSVDGSGIDVEAKLQLRDAPAGRGTEVEAHIAWRPPWGLPGHWAARLGGTDPGRLCRQALKRLKMLLETGEIATADNRRDS; encoded by the coding sequence ATGCCCGGACAGGACAGGAATGCGCGCCACAGGGACCTCGCCGTGCTGGCCTGCGCGGCGGCGTTGTCGCTGGGTGCGGGGATGCTGCTGTGGAGGCGGTCGACGGGCGGGCACCGTTCGGACGACGCGCCGGGCCGCGCGGCGCGGCGGCTGGATTTCGGCGGCTATCAGGTGGTCGGGCGGACCGTCACGATTGCCGCGCCCCGCAGCGCCGTCCATGCGCCATGGCGCGATCCCGCGCAGCTGAACCGGATTTTCGGCGGCGGGCTGAAGGTCCGGCCGCTGTCGGAGGACCGGATGGCGTGGATCCTCGCCACCCCCTCGGGCGAGATCGAGGTCGAGACGCGGCTGGTCGAGGAACGCGCGGGCGAAATCCTGGCCTGGCGGTCCGTGGACGGCTCCGGGATCGACGTCGAGGCCAAGCTCCAGCTTCGCGACGCCCCGGCCGGCCGGGGCACCGAGGTCGAGGCGCATATCGCCTGGCGGCCGCCTTGGGGCCTGCCCGGGCACTGGGCGGCCCGGCTGGGCGGCACCGATCCCGGACGGCTTTGCCGGCAGGCGCTGAAGCGCCTGAAGATGCTGCTGGAAACCGGCGAAATCGCCACGGCGGACAATCGGAGGGATTCGTGA
- a CDS encoding photosystem reaction center protein H: MRHLFVTTALAAALSVAAAHAQDTPTPEAPAPEADSPQADTQPVPMGQESAPALEPAPIITPPDGYVEGDVVLTTENLEGATVYDASGEEIGEVHGLVFANGTTSLQGGDAGAATAPDATSETAPAATTEAPAEAPADTTTGAATDTTTDTTAGAADSPADSASPDGAAPMTESDSSNVATGTDTGDTDRMENIGSDAGTITPTDATTPPAQAPTDAQADAQAEGMGAAEISHAIIDVGGFLGMGEHRVAVPVGDLVVYRKDTDLRIYLPWTREQLEALPEFDEDGPVPATQ, translated from the coding sequence ATGAGACATCTGTTCGTCACCACCGCCCTTGCCGCCGCGCTGAGCGTCGCGGCGGCCCACGCCCAGGACACCCCGACGCCAGAGGCCCCGGCGCCAGAGGCCGACAGCCCGCAGGCCGACACCCAACCGGTGCCGATGGGACAGGAGAGCGCCCCCGCCCTGGAGCCCGCACCGATCATCACCCCGCCCGACGGCTATGTCGAAGGCGACGTGGTGCTGACGACCGAGAACCTGGAGGGCGCCACCGTCTACGACGCCAGCGGCGAGGAGATCGGCGAGGTGCATGGGCTGGTCTTTGCCAACGGCACCACCTCGCTGCAAGGCGGCGATGCCGGCGCCGCCACCGCCCCCGACGCCACATCCGAGACCGCCCCCGCGGCCACGACCGAGGCGCCGGCCGAAGCCCCGGCGGATACGACCACCGGCGCGGCCACCGATACGACGACCGACACGACCGCCGGCGCGGCGGACAGCCCGGCCGATTCCGCCAGTCCCGACGGCGCGGCGCCGATGACCGAGTCGGATTCCAGCAATGTCGCCACCGGCACCGATACCGGCGACACCGACCGGATGGAGAACATCGGCTCGGATGCCGGCACCATCACGCCCACCGACGCCACCACGCCCCCGGCGCAGGCCCCGACCGATGCCCAGGCGGATGCCCAGGCCGAAGGCATGGGCGCGGCCGAGATCAGCCATGCCATCATCGATGTCGGCGGCTTCCTGGGCATGGGAGAGCATCGCGTCGCGGTGCCGGTCGGCGATCTGGTGGTCTATCGCAAGGATACCGACCTGCGCATCTATCTGCCCTGGACGCGCGAGCAGCTCGAGGCGCTGCCGGAATTCGACGAGGACGGCCCTGTCCCCGCCACCCAGTAA
- a CDS encoding zinc-dependent alcohol dehydrogenase, with protein MRALTWQGKHDVRVDTVPDPRIVNPRDAIIEVTATAICGSDLHLYDGVIPGLRPGDVLGHEFMGRVVETGPGSTLKPGQRVVVPFTISCGSCFFCAQGQFSACDNSNPVEAQEASELLYGHAMSGLFGYSHLTGGYPGGQAEYVRVPFSDVGPIVVPDGVPDEQVLFLSDILPTGWMAAENAQIQPGDSVAVWGCGPVGLFTVQSALLMGAEQVIAIDHHPNRLRLARDLGARVIDYRHSHVLEALLEMTGGIGPDAVIDAVGMESHGFAPDNLLDTAKQKVGIGVDRAHVLRMALLAVRKGGRVSVPGVYGGFADKFPLGALMEKGLQIRAGQTHVQKYGQDLLQRILEGQIDTTFLISHRLSLEDAATGYRNFRDNQDEWTKVVLKPR; from the coding sequence ATGCGCGCCTTGACCTGGCAGGGAAAACACGACGTGCGGGTGGATACCGTCCCCGATCCCCGGATCGTCAATCCGCGCGACGCGATCATCGAGGTGACCGCGACGGCGATCTGCGGCTCGGACCTGCATCTCTATGACGGGGTGATCCCGGGCCTGCGGCCGGGCGACGTGCTCGGCCATGAATTCATGGGCCGGGTGGTCGAGACCGGGCCCGGCTCGACGCTGAAGCCGGGCCAGCGGGTGGTGGTGCCCTTCACCATCTCTTGCGGCAGCTGCTTCTTCTGCGCGCAGGGCCAGTTCTCGGCCTGCGACAATTCCAACCCGGTCGAGGCGCAGGAGGCGTCGGAATTGCTCTATGGCCATGCGATGAGCGGGCTTTTCGGCTATTCGCACCTGACCGGCGGCTATCCGGGCGGGCAGGCGGAATATGTGCGGGTGCCGTTTTCCGATGTCGGTCCCATCGTGGTGCCGGACGGGGTCCCGGACGAGCAGGTGCTGTTCCTGTCCGATATCCTGCCGACCGGCTGGATGGCGGCCGAGAACGCGCAGATCCAGCCGGGCGACAGCGTGGCGGTCTGGGGCTGCGGCCCGGTGGGCCTGTTCACCGTCCAGTCGGCGCTGCTGATGGGGGCAGAGCAGGTCATCGCGATCGACCATCATCCCAACCGGCTGCGGCTGGCGCGTGATCTGGGCGCCAGGGTGATCGACTATCGCCACAGCCATGTGCTGGAGGCGCTGCTGGAGATGACCGGCGGCATCGGCCCGGATGCGGTGATCGACGCCGTCGGCATGGAGAGCCACGGCTTTGCGCCGGACAACCTGCTGGACACCGCCAAGCAGAAGGTGGGCATCGGCGTGGACCGGGCGCATGTGCTGCGCATGGCGCTGCTCGCGGTGCGCAAGGGCGGCCGGGTGTCGGTGCCGGGCGTCTATGGGGGCTTTGCCGACAAGTTCCCGCTGGGGGCGCTGATGGAGAAGGGCCTGCAGATCCGCGCCGGCCAGACGCATGTGCAGAAATACGGGCAGGATCTGCTGCAACGCATCCTCGAAGGGCAGATCGACACCACCTTCCTGATCTCGCATCGCCTGTCGCTGGAGGACGCCGCCACGGGCTACAGGAACTTCCGCGACAATCAGGACGAATGGACCAAGGTGGTGCTGAAACCCCGCTGA
- a CDS encoding Ku protein, with protein MAPRSFWKGYLKLSLVTCPVSMMPATGEGEKVRFHTLNAKTGNRVLSRYVDAETGKPVAEEDEVKGYPRGEDEHVLLEDDEIEAVALESTRTIDIDMFVPSDSIGWIWYDKPHYLIPDDPIGEEAYCVIRDAMGSTGTVGISRLVLYRRERAVMLEPRDKGIVLWTLRYGDEVRPDADYFDQIGEGKVDAGLLKLVTRLIDERSAPWDPAMVADPVQDKLLEIIAAKTKGRKRAAKPKAEKPAAPGNVINIMDALKKSIASESKGRRR; from the coding sequence ATGGCGCCGCGTTCGTTCTGGAAAGGCTATCTGAAGCTGTCGCTGGTCACCTGTCCGGTCTCGATGATGCCGGCCACCGGCGAGGGCGAGAAGGTTCGCTTCCACACCCTGAATGCGAAAACCGGCAATCGCGTCCTCAGCCGCTATGTCGATGCCGAAACCGGCAAGCCCGTGGCCGAGGAGGACGAGGTCAAGGGCTATCCCCGGGGCGAGGACGAGCATGTGCTGCTGGAGGATGACGAGATCGAGGCGGTGGCGCTGGAAAGCACCCGGACCATCGATATCGACATGTTCGTGCCCTCGGATTCCATCGGCTGGATCTGGTATGACAAGCCGCATTACCTGATCCCCGACGATCCCATCGGCGAAGAGGCCTATTGCGTGATCCGCGACGCCATGGGCTCGACCGGGACGGTGGGCATCTCGCGGCTGGTGCTTTATCGCCGCGAACGCGCGGTGATGCTGGAGCCGCGCGACAAGGGCATCGTGCTCTGGACCCTGCGCTATGGCGACGAGGTGCGGCCCGACGCCGATTATTTCGACCAGATCGGCGAGGGGAAGGTCGATGCCGGGCTGCTGAAGCTGGTCACCCGGCTGATCGACGAGCGCAGCGCGCCCTGGGACCCGGCCATGGTCGCCGACCCGGTGCAGGACAAGCTTCTGGAGATCATCGCCGCCAAGACCAAAGGGCGCAAGCGGGCGGCGAAACCGAAGGCCGAGAAGCCCGCCGCGCCGGGCAATGTCATCAACATCATGGATGCGCTGAAGAAAAGCATCGCCTCGGAAAGCAAGGGCCGGCGGCGCTAG
- a CDS encoding PRC-barrel domain-containing protein yields MDHSTHIRLREDELTEAALTGATVYGPGDERIGHVSHVHGTGGDTLVVIDVGGFLGIGSKPVAVPARDLDFMRDASNSVHAVTRWTKDELKEMPEHRE; encoded by the coding sequence ATGGACCACAGCACCCATATTCGCCTGCGCGAGGACGAGTTGACCGAGGCCGCGCTGACCGGGGCCACCGTCTACGGCCCGGGCGACGAGCGGATCGGCCATGTCTCGCATGTCCACGGCACCGGCGGCGACACGCTGGTGGTGATCGATGTCGGCGGTTTCCTGGGAATCGGGTCGAAGCCGGTGGCCGTGCCCGCCCGCGACCTGGATTTCATGCGCGACGCCAGCAACAGCGTGCATGCCGTCACGCGCTGGACCAAGGACGAGCTGAAGGAGATGCCGGAGCATCGCGAGTGA
- a CDS encoding UdgX family uracil-DNA binding protein (This protein belongs to the uracil DNA glycosylase superfamily, members of which act in excision repair of DNA. However, it belongs more specifically to UdgX branch, whose founding member was found to bind uracil in DNA (where it does not belong), without cleaving it, appears to promote DNA repair by a pathway involving RecA, rather than base excision.), with the protein MSEAEVEAATLGALAEAEANCTRCPLYRDATQVVPGEGHRQARMMVVGEQPGDKEDLAGRPFVGPAGRLFDQTLAEAGIPRDQIFVTNAVKHFKFEPRGKRRLHRSPNAGEIDRCKWWLGQELKLVAPAVLVAMGATALRSLLGRPVSISSLRGKTGRIEDGIPMIATIHPSWLLRIRDSAARETERQLFLADLRRAWRLAG; encoded by the coding sequence ATGTCCGAGGCGGAAGTCGAGGCCGCGACCCTCGGCGCGCTGGCCGAGGCCGAGGCGAACTGCACGCGCTGCCCGCTTTATCGCGACGCGACGCAGGTCGTGCCGGGCGAGGGCCACCGGCAGGCGCGCATGATGGTCGTGGGCGAGCAGCCGGGCGACAAGGAGGATCTGGCCGGCCGCCCCTTCGTCGGCCCGGCGGGCCGCCTCTTCGACCAGACCCTGGCCGAGGCGGGCATCCCGCGCGACCAGATCTTCGTGACCAATGCCGTCAAGCATTTCAAGTTCGAGCCGCGCGGCAAGCGGCGTCTGCACCGCAGCCCGAATGCCGGCGAGATCGACCGCTGCAAATGGTGGCTGGGGCAGGAGCTGAAGCTGGTCGCCCCCGCCGTTCTGGTGGCCATGGGGGCGACGGCGCTTCGCAGCCTGCTGGGCCGTCCGGTGTCGATCTCGTCGCTGCGCGGCAAGACCGGCCGCATCGAGGACGGCATCCCGATGATCGCGACGATCCATCCCTCATGGCTGCTGCGCATCCGCGATTCCGCGGCGCGCGAAACGGAAAGGCAACTGTTCCTTGCCGATCTGCGCCGCGCCTGGCGGCTGGCGGGATGA
- a CDS encoding DUF421 domain-containing protein, producing the protein MDSVIRGIAIYLVLLAMTRLSGRRTLAQTTPFDFVLLLIIAETTQQALLGDDFSIVNAVVLMITLVTVDVILSFAKMRSARLALWLDGTPTVLMSRGEIDREALTRARVSPADILEAARVQHGLATLREIDAAVLEISGAISIIPRK; encoded by the coding sequence ATGGACTCCGTGATCCGAGGCATTGCGATCTATCTGGTCCTGCTGGCCATGACCCGGCTGTCCGGGCGCCGCACGCTGGCGCAGACCACGCCCTTCGATTTCGTCCTGCTTCTCATCATCGCCGAGACGACGCAGCAGGCGCTGCTGGGCGACGACTTCTCGATCGTGAATGCGGTGGTGCTGATGATCACGCTGGTGACCGTCGACGTGATCCTGTCCTTTGCCAAGATGCGCTCGGCGCGGCTGGCGCTCTGGCTGGACGGAACGCCCACGGTGCTGATGAGCCGGGGCGAGATCGACCGCGAGGCGCTGACGCGCGCGCGCGTCAGCCCGGCCGATATCCTGGAAGCCGCGCGCGTGCAGCACGGCCTCGCCACGCTGCGGGAGATCGACGCCGCGGTGCTGGAAATCAGCGGGGCGATCAGCATCATCCCGCGAAAGTAG
- the ligD gene encoding DNA ligase D → MALETYRKKRDFSATPEPRGGRRRKAGNAFVIQKHAATRLHYDFRLELDGVLKSWAVAKGPSLVPGEKRLAVHVEDHPLEYGDFEGTIPKGEYGGGTVILWDRGTWTPEGDPHQGYAKGHLEFTLQGEKLGGRWHLVRMRGKPREKRENWLLIKGEDDFARGEDAPDILDQRPESVKTGRVIADVAGEAPGWSSKTGRIRKSAGRAKKPAADPDPQPDPQPAPEPPEPAAVKGARKAPMPGFIEPMLATLVSAAPQGERWLHEIKFDGYRLLAHIEAGRVKLLTRSGLDWTARFGKAVPAALRDLPAGAAILDGELVVETDAGASDFSALQADLSAGRADRFVFYAFDLLHLDGYDLRAVPLVERKALLARLLGEAAGVLRLSSHFEESGALVLRHACRLSLEGIVSKLRDSPYRAGRGRSWVKSKCSARQEFVVAGYVPSSVSRRAIGSLILGVYENGELQHVGRVGTGFSGAVAEDLFRRLDRMRIPKSPFAARLTAEEARQARYVRPELVAEVEFRAWTADGHLRHASFRGLREDKPATEIVRETARPAAKPAAPQRRRVRLTHPDRLYWPEEGVTKEGLADYYAEIWRHIAPWITGRPLALLRCPNGIAGEKFFQKHAWKGLSPHIVQVQDPKDPAGEPLIAIEDLDGLMGLVQSAALEIHPWGATIADWERPDMITMDLDPGEAVEWPAVVAAARELRQRLEDHGLAAFVKTSGGKGLHVVAPLRPRAEWPAVKTFTKALADAMAADDPDRYVSTISKAKRRGKILIDYLRNQRGATAVAAYSTRARPGAAVSAPLRWDELDAGIGPAWFTLQNMPTRLATLASDPWEGFRAAAAPLEAPRTRRRKAG, encoded by the coding sequence ATGGCGCTGGAGACCTATCGCAAGAAGCGGGATTTCTCGGCGACGCCCGAGCCGCGCGGCGGGCGGCGGCGCAAGGCCGGCAACGCCTTCGTCATCCAGAAACATGCCGCGACCCGGCTGCATTACGACTTCCGGCTGGAGCTGGACGGCGTGCTGAAAAGCTGGGCCGTCGCCAAGGGCCCCAGCCTGGTGCCCGGCGAAAAGCGCCTGGCGGTGCATGTCGAGGACCATCCGCTGGAATACGGCGATTTCGAAGGCACCATCCCCAAGGGCGAATATGGCGGCGGCACCGTCATCCTGTGGGATCGCGGCACCTGGACGCCCGAGGGCGATCCGCATCAGGGCTATGCCAAAGGCCATCTGGAGTTCACGCTGCAGGGCGAAAAGCTGGGCGGGCGCTGGCATCTGGTCCGCATGCGCGGCAAGCCGCGCGAGAAGCGCGAGAACTGGCTGCTCATCAAGGGCGAGGACGATTTCGCGCGCGGCGAGGACGCGCCGGACATCCTCGACCAGCGACCGGAATCGGTCAAGACCGGCCGGGTGATCGCGGATGTCGCGGGCGAGGCGCCGGGCTGGTCCTCGAAGACCGGCCGCATCCGCAAATCGGCCGGCCGGGCGAAAAAGCCCGCCGCAGACCCCGACCCGCAGCCCGACCCGCAGCCCGCCCCGGAGCCGCCCGAGCCCGCGGCGGTCAAGGGTGCGCGCAAGGCGCCGATGCCGGGCTTTATCGAGCCGATGCTGGCCACGCTGGTCTCGGCCGCGCCGCAGGGCGAACGCTGGCTGCACGAGATCAAGTTCGACGGCTACCGCCTGCTGGCCCACATCGAGGCCGGGCGGGTCAAGCTTCTGACCCGCAGCGGGCTGGACTGGACCGCGCGCTTCGGCAAGGCCGTGCCGGCGGCGCTGCGCGACCTGCCCGCCGGCGCCGCCATCCTCGACGGCGAGCTGGTGGTCGAGACCGATGCCGGCGCCTCGGATTTCTCGGCGCTTCAGGCCGATCTGAGCGCCGGCCGCGCCGACCGCTTCGTGTTCTACGCCTTCGACCTGCTGCATCTGGACGGCTACGACCTGCGCGCCGTGCCCCTGGTCGAGCGCAAGGCGCTGCTGGCGCGGCTTCTGGGCGAGGCCGCCGGCGTCCTGCGCCTGAGCAGCCATTTCGAGGAAAGCGGCGCGCTGGTCCTGCGCCATGCCTGCCGGCTGAGCCTGGAGGGGATCGTGTCGAAGCTGCGCGACAGCCCCTATCGCGCCGGGCGCGGCCGGTCCTGGGTCAAATCGAAATGCTCGGCCCGGCAGGAATTCGTCGTGGCAGGCTACGTGCCCTCGTCGGTATCGCGCAGGGCCATCGGCTCGCTGATCCTTGGCGTTTACGAGAATGGCGAATTGCAGCATGTCGGCCGGGTCGGCACCGGGTTTTCCGGCGCCGTGGCCGAGGATCTGTTCCGCCGGCTGGACCGGATGCGCATCCCCAAAAGCCCCTTCGCCGCCCGCCTGACGGCGGAGGAGGCGCGGCAGGCCCGCTATGTCCGCCCCGAGCTGGTGGCCGAGGTCGAGTTCCGCGCCTGGACCGCCGACGGCCATCTGCGCCACGCCTCGTTCCGCGGCCTGCGCGAGGACAAGCCCGCGACCGAGATCGTGCGCGAGACCGCCAGGCCCGCCGCGAAGCCCGCTGCCCCGCAGCGCCGCCGGGTGCGGCTGACCCACCCGGACCGGCTTTACTGGCCCGAGGAAGGCGTCACGAAAGAAGGGCTCGCCGACTATTACGCCGAGATCTGGCGCCATATCGCGCCCTGGATCACCGGCCGGCCGCTGGCGCTGCTGCGCTGCCCGAACGGCATCGCGGGCGAGAAATTCTTTCAGAAACACGCCTGGAAGGGACTCAGCCCGCATATCGTCCAGGTGCAGGATCCGAAGGACCCCGCCGGCGAGCCGCTGATCGCGATCGAGGACCTGGACGGGCTGATGGGGCTGGTGCAATCCGCGGCGCTGGAGATCCACCCCTGGGGCGCGACCATCGCCGATTGGGAGCGCCCCGACATGATCACCATGGACCTCGATCCGGGCGAGGCGGTGGAATGGCCCGCCGTGGTCGCGGCCGCGCGCGAACTGCGCCAGCGGCTGGAGGACCACGGCCTCGCCGCTTTCGTCAAGACCTCGGGCGGCAAGGGGCTGCATGTCGTCGCGCCCCTGCGGCCGCGGGCGGAATGGCCGGCGGTCAAGACCTTCACCAAGGCGCTGGCCGATGCCATGGCCGCCGACGATCCGGACCGCTACGTCTCGACCATCAGCAAGGCCAAGCGGCGCGGCAAGATCCTGATCGACTATCTGCGCAACCAGCGCGGCGCCACCGCCGTCGCCGCCTATTCCACCCGCGCCCGGCCCGGCGCCGCCGTCTCGGCGCCGCTGCGCTGGGACGAGCTTGACGCCGGCATCGGCCCGGCCTGGTTCACCCTGCAGAACATGCCGACGCGGCTGGCTACGCTCGCCTCGGATCCGTGGGAGGGCTTCCGCGCCGCCGCCGCACCGCTGGAAGCGCCGCGCACCCGGCGCAGGAAGGCCGGCTAG
- a CDS encoding Ku protein produces the protein MAPRAIWKGLLKIAELSCPVALHAAASTSERIAFHTLNRATGHRVRRQFVDGTTGKPVEKDDQVKGYEVGEGDYVVLDPEEIAAAVPESDKTLAVASFVACGDIDDVYFDRPYYLTPADRPAEEAFALIREGMRRKKVAALARAVLFRRVRTVLIRAHGPGMIATTLNFDYEVRSAAEAFRDVSAVKIKGEMLDLAEHIIATKMGEFDIAGFEDRYEAALADLVRAKLEGRRIAPRKPAPREKVVDLMAALRESAGRGAKKPAARKKPAARQRKSG, from the coding sequence ATGGCCCCCAGGGCGATCTGGAAAGGACTGCTGAAGATCGCCGAGCTGAGCTGCCCGGTGGCGTTGCATGCCGCCGCCTCGACCTCGGAGCGCATCGCCTTTCACACGCTGAACCGCGCCACCGGCCACCGGGTGCGGCGGCAGTTCGTGGACGGCACCACCGGAAAGCCGGTCGAGAAGGACGATCAGGTCAAGGGCTACGAGGTCGGCGAGGGCGATTACGTCGTCCTGGATCCCGAGGAGATCGCCGCCGCCGTCCCGGAAAGCGACAAGACGCTGGCCGTGGCCAGCTTCGTCGCCTGCGGCGACATCGACGACGTCTATTTCGACCGGCCCTATTACCTGACCCCGGCCGACCGGCCCGCCGAGGAGGCCTTCGCCCTGATCCGCGAAGGCATGCGCCGCAAGAAGGTGGCGGCGCTGGCGCGGGCGGTGCTGTTCCGGCGCGTGCGCACGGTGCTGATCCGCGCCCATGGCCCCGGCATGATCGCGACGACGCTGAATTTCGACTATGAGGTGCGCTCGGCCGCAGAAGCCTTCCGCGATGTCTCGGCCGTGAAGATCAAGGGCGAGATGCTGGACCTGGCCGAGCATATCATCGCCACCAAGATGGGCGAATTCGACATCGCCGGTTTCGAGGACCGCTACGAGGCGGCGCTGGCCGATCTGGTCCGGGCCAAGCTGGAGGGGCGCCGGATCGCGCCCAGGAAACCGGCGCCGCGCGAAAAGGTCGTGGACCTGATGGCGGCGCTGCGCGAAAGCGCCGGGCGGGGCGCGAAAAAGCCGGCGGCGCGGAAGAAGCCCGCCGCGCGCCAGCGCAAAAGCGGCTAA
- a CDS encoding glucose 1-dehydrogenase, producing MSDYPKPPFPEQQQDLPGSFRKMDPRPDHGEESWKGAGRLEGKVALITGGDSGIGRAVAIAYAREGADLALSWLNETEDAASTAELVREAGRNCLSIPGDIADPDHCRKIVAEVVERFGRIDILVNNAAHQALFDSIEEIPDEEWRHTFAVNIDAIFHLTKAAVPHMPEGAAIINTASINADKPNPKLLAYATTKGAIQNFTTGLAQMLAGRGIRVNAVAPGPVWTPLIPASMSPEEVAKFGANYPMQRPAQPVELASAYVMLAEPMSSYVSGATIPVTGGMPMI from the coding sequence ATGAGCGATTATCCCAAGCCACCCTTTCCCGAGCAGCAGCAGGACCTGCCCGGCAGCTTCCGGAAGATGGACCCGCGCCCGGACCATGGCGAGGAGAGCTGGAAGGGCGCCGGCCGGCTGGAGGGCAAGGTGGCGCTGATCACCGGCGGAGACAGCGGCATCGGCCGCGCCGTCGCCATCGCCTATGCCCGCGAGGGCGCCGATCTTGCGCTGTCCTGGCTCAACGAGACAGAGGATGCCGCCAGCACCGCCGAACTGGTGCGCGAGGCCGGGCGCAACTGCCTGTCCATCCCCGGCGACATCGCCGATCCCGACCATTGCCGCAAGATCGTCGCCGAGGTGGTCGAACGCTTCGGCCGCATCGACATCCTGGTCAACAATGCCGCGCATCAGGCGCTGTTCGACAGCATCGAGGAGATCCCGGACGAGGAATGGCGCCACACCTTCGCGGTCAATATCGACGCGATCTTCCACCTGACCAAGGCGGCGGTGCCGCATATGCCCGAGGGCGCGGCGATCATCAACACCGCCTCGATCAATGCCGACAAGCCCAATCCCAAGCTCTTGGCCTATGCCACCACCAAGGGCGCGATCCAGAATTTCACCACCGGGCTGGCGCAGATGCTGGCCGGGCGCGGCATAAGGGTGAACGCGGTGGCGCCGGGGCCGGTCTGGACGCCGCTGATCCCGGCCAGCATGTCGCCCGAAGAGGTGGCGAAGTTCGGCGCCAACTATCCGATGCAGCGCCCGGCCCAGCCGGTCGAGCTGGCCTCGGCCTATGTGATGCTGGCCGAACCGATGTCGAGCTATGTCTCGGGCGCCACCATCCCCGTCACCGGCGGCATGCCGATGATCTGA